A genome region from Pseudodesulfovibrio alkaliphilus includes the following:
- a CDS encoding sensor histidine kinase — translation MQKTVLLVDDEEGIRTVLALAIADAGYDVVTAATGAQALELLTAREIPLIVTDIRMPGMDGLELLKRVKRDCPDCEVIMITGHGDMDVAIESLRLGAGDFITKPLHENALEISLKRAEEKISIRDQLREYTENLEHLVLEKSKELVEAERMAAVGQTVASMSHAIKNVAGGLEGGMFVIEKGLELENREYLRQGWEMVRRDVERIRNLSMELLDYAKPVTISPVEADPDAPARQVHDLMASQAANCGVDLVLDLDGTLPAMRIDPNAIHQCLTNLVSNAIDACQDRLEGEKKVIIRTRDGGGMAVRYEVEDTGHGIAPEILTRIFNSFFTTKGSRGTGIGLMATKKLVKEMGGSIMANSRVGQGAIFTVTIPTAHLKT, via the coding sequence ATGCAGAAAACAGTATTGCTCGTTGATGATGAAGAGGGAATCCGCACCGTACTCGCGCTGGCCATCGCCGATGCCGGATACGATGTGGTCACGGCGGCCACGGGCGCACAGGCGCTCGAACTGTTGACGGCGCGTGAAATCCCCTTGATCGTGACCGACATCAGGATGCCCGGAATGGACGGGCTTGAGCTGCTCAAGCGTGTCAAGAGGGACTGTCCCGACTGCGAGGTGATCATGATCACCGGGCACGGCGACATGGACGTGGCCATTGAGAGCCTGCGTCTGGGTGCCGGAGACTTCATCACCAAACCCCTGCACGAGAACGCCCTCGAAATCTCGCTCAAACGCGCCGAAGAGAAGATCTCCATTCGCGACCAGCTGCGTGAATACACAGAGAATCTGGAACATCTCGTGCTTGAGAAGAGCAAGGAGCTGGTGGAGGCGGAACGCATGGCCGCAGTGGGGCAGACCGTGGCCTCCATGTCGCATGCCATCAAGAACGTGGCAGGCGGCCTCGAAGGCGGCATGTTCGTCATCGAAAAGGGGCTGGAGCTCGAAAACCGCGAGTATCTGCGCCAGGGCTGGGAGATGGTGCGTCGCGATGTGGAGCGCATCCGCAATCTCTCCATGGAACTGCTTGATTACGCCAAGCCCGTGACCATCAGTCCCGTGGAGGCGGACCCCGATGCCCCGGCCAGGCAGGTGCATGACCTGATGGCCTCCCAGGCTGCCAACTGCGGCGTGGACCTCGTCCTGGACCTGGACGGAACGCTGCCCGCCATGCGTATTGATCCCAATGCGATTCATCAATGTCTGACCAATCTCGTGTCCAATGCCATAGACGCCTGCCAGGATCGGCTCGAAGGGGAGAAGAAGGTGATCATCCGCACCCGCGATGGCGGCGGCATGGCTGTGCGCTACGAGGTGGAGGACACGGGCCACGGCATTGCGCCCGAGATTCTGACCAGGATTTTCAATTCCTTTTTCACCACCAAGGGCAGCCGGGGCACGGGCATCGGCCTGATGGCCACCAAGAAGCTGGTCAAGGAGATGGGCGGTTCCATTATGGCCAATTCCCGCGTGGGGCAGGGCGCCATCTTTACCGTCACCATCCCCACCGCCCACCTCAAGACCTAG